The Hyalangium minutum DNA segment GTGGTGGAACTGGAGGGCAAGGGCATCCCCGCTCCGTAGTCCCACCGCGACTGCCCCGGCTCAGGGCTGCAGGGTGAACTTGCAGCCCGGGCCGCCATCCGGAAGCGGCGCGGGGCACTGACGGCCGCCGCCGTCGGCGGAGTAGGTCTTCGGGTAGTCCGTATAGGCGGTGCGCACCGAGTAGTTCACGCGCTCGTAGGAAGTGCGCTCGGCGGCGGACACGTCCACACGCACGGTGCCGCCGCGGATGAAGCGCGGCTCGAAGCACGAGCAGGCGTAGGGCTGCACGGTGAACACGGTGGAGTTGCCGGCCACCTGCTTGGAGTAGAGCGGCTGCAGGCCGCTGAAGCTGCCGCTGGGCGTGTGCCAGGCGCGCAGCGGATCGGGCCGGTACGAGAGCGTCAGCGGCTGATTGCGGCTGCCCTTGGACACCGGCGTGCACCCGGAGCCTCCATCCCGGGGCGTCCCATCGCAGAACGTCAGGTCCAGCGCGAGCCCGTGCGGCAGCCCCCCGTCCGCCAGGTTCTGCACCGTCCACTGCAGCTCCCATGTCCGGTCGAGCGGCTCGGGGAGCCCATTGGGCAGGTTGAGGATGAAGCTGTCCGTGTCCGAAGGCACGGCGTCATAGTCGCGAGGCCCGCGCACGCCCTTGCCGGTGACGCGGTCATCGGGGAGGAGGCGGCCGTAGCCGTGGTTCAGCTGGCCGTTGAGCGCGGTGGCTGCGGCGGGCGGCGCGGGGAAGGTGGCACCGGAGGTGTCGTTCGCCAGCGTCGCCGTGGAGGGCTGCTCCACGCCACCGGAGTAGCGGGCGGTGTCATCCGCGTCATCCTGCCAGGACACCTGCAGGGTGTAGTCCTTGTCGTCCGCCCAGTTGTTCCCGTCGTCCTCGACGACGAAGTAGTAGCGCAGCGTGCCCGTGTGCGGCGGCACGAAGAGGGTGCCCTCGAAGTTGCTCAGGTTGGGGAAGTTCTGCGGCTCCTCCTCGCGCGAGGCCTGGAGGCACAGCGGCGGGCTGCCGTTGCACAGCGCCTCCACCAGCAGCTGCGCGGACGGCGCCTCCGAGTAGCCCTTGGGGCAGGCCGTCACGTCCGAGACGCAGGCCACCTTCCAGTCCGGCTCCCCCGCGCCCTTCGTCACCGGCGAGAGCACGCGCACCTGGCGATCCACCAGGCCCGGCAGCGGCGGGAAGCGGCCACCGCCCGAGCCCTGCGCCAGCCGGAAGTACAGCACCGAGGGCTGCGTCGTGGACGGCACATCCACGCCGTACCAGTCCACGTCCGACGCCGAGCCGATGCGGCCCGAGAAGCTGGTGGAGCTGCCCGGCCCGGAGCCGATGGTCCGCACCAGCGCGCGGCCGAGGGCGTCGTTGTCCCCGTTGATGTCCTGCGGGTCCTGCTCGTCCATCACGCGGACCTCGAGGTTGTAGCGCTGCCGCAGATCTCCCGGGATGGGGTTGGGATCGTTCGCGGGCTTGTAGCCCTTCACCACCACCGTCCAAGTCCCCGTCGCCTTCACCCGGCGCGCGGTGGCCAGGTCCGCGGCGACGAAGGCGTTGGCCACGCGGCCCTCGGCCTCGGCGGTGCTGTCCGGACGCACCAGCGTGTACGAGAGCCGGTAGGCGGGAGGCGGGTTCAGCTGCTCCGCGTAGAGCCGCACATAGGCCACCTTGCCAGTGGCCGCGGGGAAGGAGAACGTGTCCACGTCATCCGTAGTGGCCAGGTACCCGCTGGCGGTGGCTACCTGCACGGCGCCCTGCGCCTGGAGCGTGAGGGCCGTGGGCTGCGTATCGTTGGGCTCGTTGGTGTCGGGGTTCTCCAGCACCTCCACCTTCACGAAGTACGGCGAGCGCGCGTCGAACTGGGGACGGCTCGGGATGGTGGGCTCGTCGGCCAGCAGCAGGAGGAGCCGCGCATTGGGCTCGGAGAACGGGAAGATGATCTCCACGGGCTTGGGCGCGCCCTGCTGGTGGTTGTCCACCTTGCGCGCCACCGAGGACTGGCCGTCCTCACGCAGCACGCCCACCGCGAGGTTCACCGGGGTGCTCTGCGCAAGGTAGCCGGCCGTCACCCGCACCAGCGTGCGCGCATTGGCCGTGGCGGGGATGCGCACGCTGAACCAGTCTTTGTCCGACTCAGGGTGCTCCGCGTCCTGCGCGAAGGAGATGTAGTCCTCCCGCTGCTCGCCCAGCGTCAGCTCGCACTCGGGCTTGGAGAGCGCGTCCTCCCGGCTGTTGCACGGATCGGCGCGGACCTGCGTCCCCCCATCGGGTTCATCGGTGCCCCCATCTCCCGGGCAGGCAGTAAGGACGAGGAGGAGCGCGAGCGGCAGCAGGCGGGCGAGTTTGGACATGGCAGTGGCTTCAGGGGTTCTGGGGTACATCCACGCGGCCGGGGCACGTCGACACGAAGTCCTCCGAGTTCACGCGGATGACGCCGTCCACGGGGGACTTCACGCCCCCGATGGGGTAGCGCGCGGCGTTGTAGCGGTAGAAGCGGGTGATGGTGCGGGCGGTGGGATCGTCCGCGGGAATCATGGCCACGGAGAGCCAGAGATCGTTGTAGCCCGCGCCGCGCAGCACGACGGGGCCTCCGTCCGTGGGGCGGCCCACGGGCAGGCCCGCGTCCACGCCCGCGTCGCTCACCTCCAGCAGCGTGGGGGCCAGCAGCACGTTGTCCACGCGGAACGCGTAGCACTGGCGGCCGAACTCGTCCGGCGGCCCCACGGCCACCATGGAGTAGCGGTAGCCGTCCACGGACAGGTGCGAGGTGTCCACCTCCACCGGGTGCGTGTGCAGGCGCAGCTCCGCGCGGCTGGTGAGCCCGTCATTGTCCGGGTCCTCGTCCAGGTCATTGCTGGAGCCCTGCGTGCCGCCACGCCACTCCACGCCGTCCGGCATGCCGTCGCGATCGCTGTCGACGATCTTCGCGTTGGTGCCGATGAACTGCTCGTCGCAGTCCAGCACCCCGTCGCAGTCGTCGTCCACGCCGCGCAGGTTCGGCGGGCAGCCGGGGTCCAGGCCGCCACCGTCCGGAAACGCCACCTGGGTGGGGTTGAAGTCCACACCCTGGCGGCGGAACCGCACCTCCACGCCGTCGCTGAAGCCATCCCCATCCGTGTCCACCATGTTGGGGTTGGTGCCCTCCTGGCGCTCCTCCTCGTCCGTCAGGCCGTCCCCATCCGTGTCCGCCACGCCCACGGGACTGCCCGGGGGCGCGCTGAAGTTGGAGGCGATCAGCTCCTTCACGATGAAGGCCCGGCGCACCTGGCCGAAGCTGAAGTCCAGGAAGTTGATGGGCTCGTTGTTGCGGAAGTCCCGGAAGTTGCCGCCGCCCAGCTGGGACATCTTCTCCAGCCGGTCCGCGTCCTGGTTGATGATGAGCAGCGGGCACCCGGCGTCCCCCGTCAAATCACAGATGGAGCTGACCGGCTGCGAGGGGTTGAAGACGTGCACGGTGTTCACGCGCACGTCCTCCACCAAATCCCTCAGCTGGCGGATGCGCACCACCGCGTCGCCGCGCAGCAGCTCGTCGTCCTGGTTGTTGGTGGGATGGCCGTCCGACAGGAAGATGACCGAGTAGCGCGCCTGGGCCAGGGCAGTCGCGCCGCCTGGTGCCGCCCGGCTCTTGGCGATGTCCGCGTTGATGAGCGAGTAGATGTCCGACAGCGGCTTGACGAAGTCCGTCGAGTCCCGGTTCGGCGCATTGTCGGGGTTGCGAAAGTTGAGCAGCGTGCGGATGAGGTTCTGCTTCTGGATGTCCGTGAGGCTGGCCACCTGCGCGAAGCCGTCCTGCCCGTTGGCGTCCTTGGTGAGGAACGCCGAGGTGCTGCCCGCGAAGAGCATCACCGAAATGGAGACCTCGGGGTCCGTGGGCAGGATGGAGAGGAGCTCGATGAGCGCGGTGGCGCGCGTACCGTCCGGATCCGTCACGTTCATGGACTGGCTGGCGTCCAGGGCAACGACGATCTTGATCGGGCGCACCACCTCGTTGGTGCCCACCGTACAGAAGGTCCCCTCGAAGGCGACCGCGCGATCCACTGGCACCTGCTCGTCGCGCCGCTCGTCATAGAGGTAGGCATCCGAACACGCGGCGATGGCCGCCAGCGTCCCCACCACCGCCGCGATGAAGAAGACAGCCCTTCTCGTCACGGCGCCGCCCCTGGCGCATCACCCACGCAGCGCGTCATGTACTCGCTCATTTCGTTGAGGGTGTCGGGTCTGCGGAAGTCGCCGTTCTCCAGGGCCAAATCCGGCCCCAGCGGGACGCGCACGCTGGGCGGCGCGTACTGCGCCCAGGCACACGCCGTCTTCCACACGCCGTAGTCCGTGGCCACCCCGCTCTCGGGAGCCTCCGCGAACCACACCTTGAAGAGGTTGTAACCCTGCTGCACGCCCGAGCGGTTGGGCGGCGTCACCATCTGCATGTTGGAGATGGTGAAGTCGTAGCAGGTACTGCCGTTGGTCCGCTTCTCGGCGATCGACACCGAGTACTGGTAGCCGTAGCGCTCGTAGAAGGCCTCGTCCCGCTGCGTGGGGTCGCTGCCCGCGCGCAGCTCAGCCTCGTCCGGCAGGGAGTCCCCATCCGTGTCGATGCCCGACACGTTCGGCGTGAGCGGATCCAGCCCGTAGCGCACCTCCATCGCATCCGGCACGCCGTCACCGTCGCTGTCGATGAGGCCCGCGCGCGTCCGCACGTACGCCTCGGCGTACTGGGACAGACCGTCGCCATCCGTGTCGCGGCACACGCAGCCCGGCGTCAGCGGCGAGGCCGGATCGCACCCACGCGCGTCGAGATCATTCCCAGGCTTAAAGCCCTGGTCCGCCCGGCGCGCCTCGAAGCCGTCATCCAGGCAGTCTCCATCGCTGTCCGGAATGAAGGAGTTGGTCTGCAGCGTGAAGGTGTTGTCCAGGGTGTCCGGCAGCCCGTCGCCGTCCGTGTCCACCTCGCGCCCGCTCTGCCCGGGGACGGAGCTGAGCGACTCCACCATCAGCGTCTTGATGACGTTGCGCGAGGCGAACGAGGAGTAGTCCAGAGCGCCCAGGCCCATCTGGTTGATCTGCCCGGTGTCGTTGAACTCCTGGTACACGCCGTTGCCGATCTCCGCGAAGCGCTGCAGCAGCCACGAGGCGATCTTCTTGGCCGCCTGCGGATACTCGCCCGGTGGGACGCCCGGGTAGGTGCCGTAGAGATCCTGGCAGATGGGGCCGCACAGCCGCACCGCCTCCTGGTTGAAGAGGAGCACCGTGTGCATGCGGATGTCGCCCACGTTGTACTGGTCCTTCAGCTCCATCAGCCGGCGCACGTAGCTGAAGAGCTGGTAGTTCTGGTTGCGATCCGTGCCGACCTCGAAGCCCTCGATGTTGTCCGGCGACTCTGGATCCAGCAGGTTGCAGAACTCCACCGCGCTCGAGGAGTCCGCCCACGTCAGGTCCGGTGTGTCCGGCGTGGCATAGACGGAGAGGTTGTCGTTGGCCGAGCAGCGCGGGTACGGCGTTCCGTCCGTGAGGAACACCACCACGTAGCGGGTGCGCGGCAGTACCTCGGGGTTGGTCTGCGACAGCGTGGTGATGTCACTGGCGATGAGGCTGTAGGCGTAGCTGATGGCGCCCTGGTAGTCGGTGCCCTTGCCCAGCTGGCTCTGGAGACCGCTGATGTACGTGTCCAGCGTGCTGTCGGGCCGGGCGAAGCGGTTGCCGGTGGCGGCCGGAGGCCACACGTTCTTCACGTTGGTCTCGAACGGCACCACGGACAGCTGCACGTTGGGCTGATCGGCGAACTGATTGACCAGGCGGCGCATGGCGCGCACGCGCGCGGGCTCGGTGACGCCGGGGGGCACCACCACCGCCACCTGCTCGCAGAAGCCTGTGCCCTCCTGCGAGCCCGGCGGATCCGACACGCACATGCTGCCCGACTCGTCGATGACGAGCACCACCTTCACCGGGAAGCCGGCGGGGTTGGCGGGCGCGGTGCAGACGCGCCCCTTGAGGGTGAGCCGGTCATCCAGGAGCGTCTGCTCCTGCACGAGCGGCTCTACCAGCGTGTCGGTACATGCGACCACTGATGCGGCCAGGAGGCCCGCAGCCATCAGCATCCGGGGGTTCAGGTGCATGGGAACGGGCCTCCTGTGCTGCGGATGGGGAACAGTCTACTCCGCGCGGCGGCGGCGCAGCAGCAGTCCGAGCAGCGCGGCGCCCAGCGCCATGCCACCCACCGGGCCCGGGAGCGCCGCGCAGCTGCTGGCGGTGCCGTTGCCCACGCTGAGCTTCAGGCTGGAGACGCTCTCACGCTGATCCGGGTACGCACGGTCCGAGAAGGCCAGCCGCGCCTGGACCTGGATGTCGTACTGGCCGTCCGCGTCCGCGGTGAAGGACGGCTCGGTCTTCGCCAGGTACTCGTACTGCCAGTGGCGGCTATAGGTCACCGCGCCCGTCGGGTTCTCCACCACGGCCTTGGAGCCGGAGGGACGCGACTTCACCGTCCACGTGTACTCGATGGCCGCGCCGTTGCGGTTGGCGAACAGCGGCAGCTCCACCTTCTCGCCGGACTTCAGGCTCAGCTGGCCACCACCGGACACGGTGAAGGGCCCCTTCGGATCCAGGCAGTCATCCGGGGTGTTCTTGTCCACCACGACGCAGTACTTGGTGTCGCAGGCATCGCCCACGCCGTCACCGTCATCGTCCACCTGGTCGCGGTTGACCACGTACGGGCAGTTGTCCAGCACCTTGCCATCAGCGTCCTTGTTCAGCACGCCGTCGTTGTCGATGTCCGCGTCACACACGTCACCCAGGCCGTCCAGGTCCTTGTCCGCCTGATTCGGGTTGGCGATGGAGGGGCAGTTGTCGCCGTTGTCGGAGACGTTGTCGCCGTCCTTGTCGATGCGGCACTGGCTGGCGTCCGCGGGCATGGCCTGATCCGCGTTGGGCAGGCGCGGGCAGTTGTCCTCGCCGTCCGCATGGCCGTCATTGTCGTCATCCAGATCGCACACGTCGCCCTGGGCGTCGCCGTCCAGGTTGCTCTGATCCTTGTTGGGGATGAGCGCGCAGTTGTCCTGGGCGTTGGGGATGGTGTCGTTGTCCGCGTCGGCGTCGCAGTCATCGCCGATGCCGTCGCCGTCCGCGTCGCGCTGCTGGAAGTTGGCCAGCGCCGAGCAGTTGTCGCAGACATCGCCCACGCCGTCGCCGTCGCCGTCGCCCTGCTCGCGGTTGGAGGCGAACGGGCAGTTGTCCTTGTCATCCGCCTTGCCGTCGCCGTCCGCGTCGTCGGTGTAGGCCAGCGTCACGCCGTCATCCGTGTACGACACCCACACGGAGCAACCGCAGCCGCAGCCACAGCCGCCGCCCTCCTCCTTGGGACGGCCGCAGCTGCTGCCGAGGCACTCCGGGTTATCGACCGCGTTGGTCTGCGCCTGGGCCGGCAAGGCGCTGAGAAGGAAGAGAGCCCCAAGGGCCAGAGAGGGAATGAAGCGGTTGCGTGTCATGACAACTCCTTTCGACGCCGCACTCCTAGCAAGACCCGATCCGCTCACCACTGGACACTGTTCGTCTGAAAATTCAGGGATTTGCACAAAGCGCCCGAGGTGTGGAGCGGGGGGTGTGGGGGGGAGCCCCCAGTGGGAGCGTGGGGTCTACCCCCCACCGCGAGGAGTGGATCAGGTCCCGAGGATGAAGTCGTTCGGGGTGAAGAGGAGGGTCTGGTTGGGCTCCTTGCCCTTCTCCTCGGAGTAGCGGAGGGACTCGATGAAGAGCGAGCCCACGCCGGCGCCCCGCGGATCATTGGCCCGGCCCACCTGCATATAGAGGTAGATGTCGTTGGTGCCCCGCGGAATGCTCACACCCGGGAAGAGCGGGTGGGGCCGCTCCAGGGTGGGCAACACGGTGATGTTCTCCGCGCGCACCTTGTAGCAGGCGCGCCCATCCGGAGTGGGCTCGATGGGCTCGAACGAGTAGCCGTAGCCGCGCTCGGCCTGGAAGGCCAGATCCGCGCTGAGCGGATCTCCTCGGATGATGGCCTCCTGGATGTTGGGGACGCCGTCGCGATCGGTGTCCAGCAGGTCCTCGGGGACGAGCGGGTTGGTGCGGCCGAAAGCCTCCACGAGATCTGGCAGCCCGTCCGCGTCCGAGTCGCCCATGCACGGGTCGGTGCCCAGCACGCGCTCCTCGCAGGTGTTGAGCCGGTCGCCATCCTCGTCCAGGGAGACATTGCACCCGTTGATGATGTCCAGGTTGCCCGGCTGAGGCTTGAGGCCCATGCGCAGCTCGATGCCGTCCATGAGCCCATCGCCGTCCGTGTCCGGCTGACGCGGATCCAGGCCCAGGGCGACCTCGTCGTCATCGGACACGCCGTCGGCGTCGCTGTCGGCGGAGATGATGCCGTCGCGCACCTGGACGTTGCGGTTGAAGGCGACGAAGCGCTTGAGCACGAGCGACGTCTGCAGCGAGGCGTAGTTGAGGGTGCCCAGCACGTCGCGCAGGCCCTGCGGGTCGGTCTCGATGGCCTCGGTGCCTCCGGCGTTGGCGATGGCAGCCACCTGATCGCGGGTGACGGGGTCGGCCACGTCGCGCACGTAGACGGGCTGCACCACCACCTCGCCGGCGCCGAACGACTGGACGAGGTTCTTCACCTCGCCGGTGACGGCCGTCAGCTCGCACACGCTGCAGGCCGCCGCGCCGGAGACGGGGGTGAGCGCGGAGCAGCGCGCGTCAATGCCCACGTTGAAGGCGGGGTTGTCGCAGCTGAGGTCCGCCTGGGTGATGACGAGCACGATGACGTAGCGGCTGCGGCCTACGGCGCCCCGGCAGGCCGTCTGCATGTCGCCGGAGAGGATGCTCTTGGAGAGGCGGAGCGCGGAGCGGATGCTCATGGGCCCCGACTCCTGGTAGCTGGCGTACCGGGGCAGCGCGGCCTGGAAGGTGGCGGCGTCCGCGAAGCTGCCCTGGAGGCCGGTGGCCACGGTGTGGAAGGCCACCAGGGAGAACTTGATGAAGGGGCCGGAGAAGCGGCTGCTGAGGGTGCCGAGCGCGTCGGTGGTGTAGCCCACCACCTCGCTCGGCACGCCCTGCCCTCCCGAGAGCGCGAAGACGACCTTCACGGGGAAGGCGTCACCGGTGGCCAGAGGGATGCAGACCTCGCCGGAGAAGTCCGCCCGGTCCTTGCCGCTGGGGCCCCGCCCATCCAATGCGTAGAGGCCCGCGTCAGAGCACGACACGAGCAGGAGCGAGACGAGGAGCCAGATCAGGTGAGAGGGGGAGCGCATCAACCCCCCATTGTAGAGCCCAGGCCCCGGGAGAGTTTCAAGCGCCTGCGCGGAGATCCGAGCGGATCCACGCTGGGGGTTCCGCTTCAGAGGAATCTTCCACCATACTCACGTCCGGGCTCTGTCCCCACCGAAAGGCACTTTCCGATGCGCCCTGCCGTGCTCCGCTCTCCTCTCGCTCGCTTCGCAGGGACCTGGCTCCTGCTGGGCAGCCTCTCCGCCTCTGCCCAGCCGAAGGCCACCGAGGCGAAGGCCACCGAGGCGAAGGCCACCGAGCCCGGCACGCAGGTTCCCTCCTGGGCCTATCTCTTCGTGGCGACCGGGCCGATGGAGCGCGTGGAGGCAGCCTTCGCGGAGATGCGCATGCCGCTGCCCCAGGTGCTGAGCCGCGAGCACCTTGAGGAGGCTTTCCCCTTCATCGGCCCGGGAGGCATTCGCCCGGGAGGCTCGGTGGGCATGTTGATGGGCGCAGGGGATCCGGGCTCGACCGAGCCCTCTGGCATCCTTCTCTTCCCCGTCACGAAGGACGCCGCGCCGCTGAAGGGCTTCTCGGAGCTAGGAGGCCGGGTGCTCCCTGATGCGAGCGACACCGTCAAGATCAAGGGCACGTACTTCCGCCGCACGAAGGGCTTCCTGCTCACGGGCCCCAAGGGCGAGTACATCACCGACGCGGATCCGCTGGGCTTGGAGGAGAACCTCACGGGCCCCGGCACGCTCGCTTCGGTGGACGTCGACCTGGAGCGCTGGCGGAAGACGGATCCCACCACTTTCTATCCGCTTCTCTCGGACAAGGAGCCCACCCCGGGCGACGAGGCCCGGCATGTCTACGCGCTCGGGCGGAGCCTGGGGACGCGCGTCTACGAGCGGCTGCTGAACCGCGTGCGCCTCTCGGTGCTGGACAACGGCACCTCGCTGCGCCTGCGCATGGGACTGGAGCCGCTCGCGCCGGGGGAGATCGCTCCGCTGCCCCGGCCCTCGTTCCCGGCCAGCATCATCGGCCGGCTCGACATCGCCTACTCCACTCCGGAGTCCTCGCAGTGGTTGCAGAGCATCACCGAGGAGTTCATGAACGCGGCGGAGAAGGATGGCCTGTTCGCCGAGGCGGAGAAGGCCAAGCTCAACGTGGAGCAAACGCGCTCGTTGATCAAGGAGGTGCTCGAGACCTTCTGTATCGCCGACGCCATCTCCCTTGCGGTGGAGCCGGTAAAGGGGGGCAAGCTCGTCTACCACCAGGTGAACCAGTACCGGGCGGCGGCGAACTTCACGGCCCGGCTGAGTGGCCTCCTCGAGAAGATCCACGAGCTCGACCGGCAGGGTGGCGGCCGCGGGTCGAGCATCGGGCTGACGACCTATAGTGCCGGTGGCGCACGCATCAGCCGATTGACCTTCCCGGGCAAGAAGAGCCTCACGGTCGACTTCGTGGACTCGGGCACCACAGTGCGCCTCGTGGCCTCGGGAGATACCCAGCGCCGCGTGCCCGGGCTCCTCAAGCTCCCAGCCAGCGGGACGCTCACCTCGGGCTTCTCGGGCTCGTTCGATCCAAGCGCGGCCGTGGATGCGTACGTGGCCTCTGGGGGGAGCATGCCTTTGCCGCTGCGCACGCGCGTGGGGGTGCGAGGGCAGCAGGTCACCTGGACGACCCGCGCCGAGGGCGCCGCCGCGGTGGTGGACCTGGACATCCCCAAGCCGCTTGCTCAGGCCATCGTGCAGTTGGTGGGGAGCCGCGCCGTGGACCTGGAGGCCTCGGACCAGCCG contains these protein-coding regions:
- a CDS encoding VWA domain-containing protein, with the protein product MTRRAVFFIAAVVGTLAAIAACSDAYLYDERRDEQVPVDRAVAFEGTFCTVGTNEVVRPIKIVVALDASQSMNVTDPDGTRATALIELLSILPTDPEVSISVMLFAGSTSAFLTKDANGQDGFAQVASLTDIQKQNLIRTLLNFRNPDNAPNRDSTDFVKPLSDIYSLINADIAKSRAAPGGATALAQARYSVIFLSDGHPTNNQDDELLRGDAVVRIRQLRDLVEDVRVNTVHVFNPSQPVSSICDLTGDAGCPLLIINQDADRLEKMSQLGGGNFRDFRNNEPINFLDFSFGQVRRAFIVKELIASNFSAPPGSPVGVADTDGDGLTDEEERQEGTNPNMVDTDGDGFSDGVEVRFRRQGVDFNPTQVAFPDGGGLDPGCPPNLRGVDDDCDGVLDCDEQFIGTNAKIVDSDRDGMPDGVEWRGGTQGSSNDLDEDPDNDGLTSRAELRLHTHPVEVDTSHLSVDGYRYSMVAVGPPDEFGRQCYAFRVDNVLLAPTLLEVSDAGVDAGLPVGRPTDGGPVVLRGAGYNDLWLSVAMIPADDPTARTITRFYRYNAARYPIGGVKSPVDGVIRVNSEDFVSTCPGRVDVPQNP
- the mtsD gene encoding cell-cell cohesion protein MtsD, with the translated sequence MHLNPRMLMAAGLLAASVVACTDTLVEPLVQEQTLLDDRLTLKGRVCTAPANPAGFPVKVVLVIDESGSMCVSDPPGSQEGTGFCEQVAVVVPPGVTEPARVRAMRRLVNQFADQPNVQLSVVPFETNVKNVWPPAATGNRFARPDSTLDTYISGLQSQLGKGTDYQGAISYAYSLIASDITTLSQTNPEVLPRTRYVVVFLTDGTPYPRCSANDNLSVYATPDTPDLTWADSSSAVEFCNLLDPESPDNIEGFEVGTDRNQNYQLFSYVRRLMELKDQYNVGDIRMHTVLLFNQEAVRLCGPICQDLYGTYPGVPPGEYPQAAKKIASWLLQRFAEIGNGVYQEFNDTGQINQMGLGALDYSSFASRNVIKTLMVESLSSVPGQSGREVDTDGDGLPDTLDNTFTLQTNSFIPDSDGDCLDDGFEARRADQGFKPGNDLDARGCDPASPLTPGCVCRDTDGDGLSQYAEAYVRTRAGLIDSDGDGVPDAMEVRYGLDPLTPNVSGIDTDGDSLPDEAELRAGSDPTQRDEAFYERYGYQYSVSIAEKRTNGSTCYDFTISNMQMVTPPNRSGVQQGYNLFKVWFAEAPESGVATDYGVWKTACAWAQYAPPSVRVPLGPDLALENGDFRRPDTLNEMSEYMTRCVGDAPGAAP
- the mtsC gene encoding cell-cell cohesion MYXO-CTERM protein MtsC, whose translation is MTRNRFIPSLALGALFLLSALPAQAQTNAVDNPECLGSSCGRPKEEGGGCGCGCGCSVWVSYTDDGVTLAYTDDADGDGKADDKDNCPFASNREQGDGDGDGVGDVCDNCSALANFQQRDADGDGIGDDCDADADNDTIPNAQDNCALIPNKDQSNLDGDAQGDVCDLDDDNDGHADGEDNCPRLPNADQAMPADASQCRIDKDGDNVSDNGDNCPSIANPNQADKDLDGLGDVCDADIDNDGVLNKDADGKVLDNCPYVVNRDQVDDDGDGVGDACDTKYCVVVDKNTPDDCLDPKGPFTVSGGGQLSLKSGEKVELPLFANRNGAAIEYTWTVKSRPSGSKAVVENPTGAVTYSRHWQYEYLAKTEPSFTADADGQYDIQVQARLAFSDRAYPDQRESVSSLKLSVGNGTASSCAALPGPVGGMALGAALLGLLLRRRRAE